One genomic window of Vidua macroura isolate BioBank_ID:100142 chromosome 16, ASM2450914v1, whole genome shotgun sequence includes the following:
- the GID4 gene encoding LOW QUALITY PROTEIN: glucose-induced degradation protein 4 homolog (The sequence of the model RefSeq protein was modified relative to this genomic sequence to represent the inferred CDS: deleted 2 bases in 1 codon), whose product MGARGGAARRPRPSGGRGVRAERSGAERAASPGRTPAPATLAPGDPPEMPVRSERRRAGGAGGSASSSPATGAAASSLVPPPPINTAQPGVATSLLYSGAKFRGQQRSKGNAYEVEVVMQHVDMENSYLCGYLKIKGLTEEYPTLTTFFEGEIISKKHPFLTRKWDADEDVDRKHWGKFQAFYQYAKTFNSDDFDYEDLKNGDYVFMRWKEQFLVPDHTIKDISGASFAGFYYICFQKSAASIEGYYYHRSSEWYQSLNLTHVPEHSAPIYEFR is encoded by the exons ATGGGAGCGCGCGGAGGCGCTGCCAGGAGGCCCCGACccagcggcggccgcggcgtgagg gcggagcggagcggagcggagcgggcggcGTCCCCCGGCCGCACCCCGGCCCCGGCCACGCTGGCGCCCGGGGACCCTCCCGAGATGCCGGTTCGGAGCGAGAGGCGCCGCGCTGGAGGGGCGGGGGGCTcggcctcctcctcccctgccacCGGAGCGGCCGCCAGCAGCCTAGTGCCGCCGCCCCCCATCAACACGGCGCAGCCTGGAGTGGCCACTTCGCTTCTCTACAGCGGGGCCAAGTTCCGCGGGCAGCAGCGCAGCAAAGGCAACGCCTACGAGGTGGAGGTCGTCATGCAG CATGTGGATATGGAAAACTCCTATCTCTGTGGATACTTGAAGATTAAAGGCCTTACAGAG GAGTACCCAACCCTCACCACGTTCTTCGAGGGCGAGATAATCAGTAAGAAACACCCGTTCCTAACGCGCAAGTGGGACGCCGACGAAGACGTGGATCGTAAACACTGG ggaAAGTTCCAGGCTTTTTACCAGTATGCAAAAACATTTAACTCTGATGACTTTGATTATGAAGATCTAAAAAATGGGGACTATGTCTTCATGAGATGGAAG GAGCAGTTCCTAGTCCCAGATCACACCATCAAGGACATCAGTGGTGCTTCCTTTGCTGGCTTCTATTACATCTGCTTCCAGAAGTCAGCAGCATCTATAGAGGGCTATTACTACCATAGGAGTTCAGAATG GTATCAGTCATTGAATTTAACGCACGTTCCCGAGCACAGTGCTCCTATCTACGAGTTCCGATGA